The Lactuca sativa cultivar Salinas chromosome 2, Lsat_Salinas_v11, whole genome shotgun sequence genome includes a window with the following:
- the LOC111909124 gene encoding sulfite reductase [ferredoxin], chloroplastic produces the protein MSTAAASSIGAANTSLVKDSKLQLKTFNGFRKNTSYSSTYSLLLDTRIHPFTSISSSTSPAVIRAVSTPVKQETAVETKRSKVEIFKEQSNFIRYPLNEELLTDAPNINEAATQLIKFHGSYQQYNRDERGAKSYSFMLRTKNPCGKVSNQLYLAMDDLADQFGIGTLRLTTRQTFQLHGVIKKDLKTVMSTIIKNMGSTLGACGDLNRNVLAPAAPFVRKDYLFAQQTADNIAALLTPQSGFYYDMWVDGEQFMTAEPPEVVKARNDNSHGTNFPDSAEPIYGTQFLPRKFKVAVTVPTDNSVDLLTNDIGVVVVTDDNGEPQGFNLYVGGGMGRTHRMESTFPRLAEPLGYVPKEDILYAVKAIVVTQRENGRRDDRRYSRMKYLIDSWGIDKFRSVVEEYYGKKFQPPKELPEWEFKSHLGWNEQGDGRLFCGLHVDSGRVKGIMKKTLREIIEKYNLNVRITPNQNIVLCDIRPSWKRPITVALAQGGLLPPTYVDPLNITAMACPALPLCPLAITEAERGIPDLLKRVRAVFEKVGLPYNESIVVRVTGCPNGCARPYMAELGLVGDGPNSYQLWLGGTPGQTALARTFMNKVKIQDLEKVFEPLFHSWKSKRKSKESFGDFTNRVGFEKLQEIVDKWEGVPKSSSRYYLKLFTDKETFEAVDALARVENKSAHQLAMEVIRNFAASQQNGKSQ, from the exons ATGTCGACAGCCGCGGCGTCATCGATCGGAGCTGCAAACACATCGCTGGTGAAGGATTCTAAGCTtcaattgaaaacttttaatggatTCAGGAAAAACACGAGCTACTCGTCTACTTATTCGCTTCTGTTGGACACACGCATACATCCATTCACATCCATATCTTCCTCCACTTCTCCTGCCGTCATCAGAGCTGTTTCAACG CCAGTGAAGCAGGAAACTGCAGTTGAGACTAAGAGAAGCAAGGTTGAAATATTCAAGGAACAAAGCAACTTCATTCGATACCCTCTCAATGAAGAGTTGTTAACTGATGCACCTAACATAAACGAGGCTGCTACTCAACTAATCAAGTTCCATGGAAGCTACCAACAATATAACAGAGATGAAAGAGGTgccaaatcatattcattcatGCTTCGTACAAAGAACCCATGTGGAAAAGTTTCCAATCAACTCTACCTTGCAATGGATGATCTTGCTGATCAATTTGGAATTGGAACTCTTCGGTTAACAACCCGACAGACATTTCAACTCCATGGAGTCATAAAGAAGGACCTCAAAACTGTAATGAGCACAATCATCAAAAACATGGGATCAACACTTGGTGCATGTGGTGATCTCAATAGAAATGTTCTTGCTCCTGCTGCCCCTTTTGTGAGGAAAGATTACCTTTTTGCCCAACAAACAGCAGACAACATTGCTGCTCTTTTAACCCCACAATCTGGATTTTATTATGATATGTGGGTAGATGGGGAGCAGTTTATGACTGCAGAACCTCCTGAAGTTGTGAAAGCTCGCAATGACAACTCTCATGGGACAAATTTTCCTGATTCTGCTGAGCCTATTTATGGAACTCAGTTCTTGCCAAGAAAGTTTAAAGTTGCAGTCACTGTGCCTACAGATAACTCGGTTGATCTTTTGACAAATGACATTGGTGTTGTGGTTGTTACTGATGATAATGGAGAACCCCAGGGTTTCAATCTATAC gttgGTGGTGGGATGGGAAGAACACATAGGATGGAATCCACTTTCCCTCGCTTAGCAGAGCCATTGGGTTATGTCCCTAAAGAGGATATTTTGTATGCAGTGAAAGCCATTGTTGTTACACAAAGAGAAAATGGAAGAAGAGATGACCGAAGATACAGTAGAATGAAATACCTGATAGATTCATGGGGAATCGATAAGTTTAGATCAGTTGTTGAAGAGTACTATGGAAAGAAGTTTCAACCTCCAAAGGAGTTACCCGAATGGGAATTCAAAAGCCACCTGGGGTGGAATGAACAG GGTGATGGGCGTTTATTTTGTGGGCTCCATGTTGATAGTGGTAGGGTTAAGGGGATAATGAAGAAGACATTAAGAGAAATAATTGAGAAGTATAACTTGAATGTGAGGATCACACCAAACCAAAACATTGTCCTTTGTGATATTCGCCCTTCTTGGAAACGTCCGATCACTGTAGCTTTAGCACAAGGTGGTCTTTTG CCTCCTACTTATGTGGATCCTCTTAACATAACTGCAATGGCATGCCCTGCTCTTCCACTTTGTCCTCTTGCAATTACTGAAGCTGAACGAGGAATTCCTGACCTTCTTAAACGGGTTCGAGCTGTATTTGAGAAG GTTGGTCTTCCGTATAATGAATCCATAGTAGTAAGAGTTACTGGTTGCCCTAATGGATGTGCTCGACCCTACATGGCTGAACTTGGATTGGTTGGTGATGGTCCTAATAGCTATCAG CTATGGCTTGGGGGAACACCAGGTCAAACTGCATTAGCCAGAACTTTCATGAACAAGGTTAAGATCCAAGACCTTGAGAAAGTCTTTGAACCCTTGTTCCACAGCTGGAAATCCAAGAGGAAATCTAAAGAATCATTTGGCGACTTCACAAATCGCGTC